A genomic region of Methanobacterium sp. SMA-27 contains the following coding sequences:
- a CDS encoding UPF0179 family protein: MITLIGNCLANKGLKFMHYGATSECESCRFKNTCIDTLEEGRMYIIKNVKNGEQPCMIHEGGKVRVVEVEKAYIRGVIDSKQSFEGSKIVFNPPECDEDCSLRDLCFPDGLYREDKCKIIRNMGKPREKCPKGRDLNMVLLKY, translated from the coding sequence ATGATAACGCTAATAGGCAATTGCCTAGCAAACAAAGGACTTAAATTTATGCATTATGGTGCCACATCTGAATGTGAATCCTGCAGATTTAAAAATACCTGTATAGACACCCTTGAAGAAGGTAGAATGTACATTATTAAGAATGTTAAAAATGGTGAACAACCTTGTATGATTCATGAGGGCGGTAAAGTAAGAGTTGTTGAAGTTGAAAAGGCATATATTCGAGGAGTCATAGATTCTAAACAATCATTTGAAGGTTCAAAAATAGTTTTCAACCCTCCTGAATGCGATGAAGATTGTTCGCTTAGGGATTTGTGCTTTCCAGACGGTTTATACAGAGAGGATAAGTGCAAAATCATACGAAATATGGGAAAACCAAGAGAAAAATGTCCTAAGGGCAGAGATCTGAACATGGTACTTTTAAAATATTGA